In Musa acuminata AAA Group cultivar baxijiao chromosome BXJ2-10, Cavendish_Baxijiao_AAA, whole genome shotgun sequence, a genomic segment contains:
- the LOC103969464 gene encoding uncharacterized protein At1g15400, translating into MAELQRSVTTFRRSGSSGLVWDERLFSGDLTQIKKKEKEEGEEEEGGAAEFRELRHSKSVASIGMLGRSHSTGSGRGFRAGAVLPAVDPPSPEVPRCVCCGFLGKHGSAKPSKPRRR; encoded by the coding sequence ATGGCGGAGCTGCAACGATCTGTAACGACGTTCAGGAGGTCAGGGTCATCAGGGCTGGTGTGGGATGAGAGGCTGTTCTCCGGGGACCTGACTCAgataaagaagaaggagaaggaggagggggaggaagaggagggaggagccGCAGAGTTCAGGGAGCTAAGGCACTCGAAGAGCGTGGCATCGATCGGAATGCTGGGACGCAGCCACAGCACCGGCAGCGGCAGGGGCTTCCGCGCAGGTGCCGTCTTGCCGGCCGTCGACCCGCCGTCTCCTGAGGTCCCTCGTTGCGTCTGCTGTGGGTTCCTCGGCAAGCACGGGTCGGCAAAGCCATCGAAGCCGAGAAGGCGGTGA
- the LOC103969462 gene encoding uncharacterized protein LOC103969462 isoform X2 produces MRFKKGNKVEVWSRRELASGSWWSAEIISGNGHNYSVRYDGYPTDSSVAVDRVPRKAIRPCPPPVEGLKDVKSGDVVEVFDNNSWKLGEVLMVVDKKYCSVRLIGSSREFRTHNSHIRRHLSWQDEQWVAIHKDSGKQHGGILNSSSRGEKLGYRKPQSCVEMVNSSGKSRFPIGSHDFPENTRWVLPRGMKKRPLDLSIPSEMCNDGRRKTRAVEKDGKCHRMITKRPIQCFEKGQNWRLPNFDSIGL; encoded by the exons ATGAGATTCAAGAAGGGGAATAAGGTGGAGGTTTGGAGCAGGAGGGAGCTTGCATCAGGCTCATGGTGGAGTGCCGAGATCATCTCGGGTAATGGGCATAACTATTCTGTGAGATATGATGGGTATCCAACAGACAGCAGTGTGGCAGTGGATAGAGTGCCAAGAAAGGCCATCAGACCCTGCCCTCCACCTGTGGAAGGCCTGAAGGATGTGAAGTCTGGAGATGTTGTCGAGGTGTTTGACAATAATTCATGGAAGCTTGGTGAAGTTTTGATGGTTGTCGATAAGAAATACTGTTCTGTGAGGCTCATTGGATCCTCTAGGGAGTTCAGAACCCATAATTCTCACATAAGGAGACATCTTTCTTGGCAGGACGAGCAGTGGGTGGCGATTCATAAG GATTCTGGAAAACAACATGGTGGAATTCTAAACAGTTCATCAAGAGGAGAGAAGTTGGGTTACCGTAAGCCTCAGTCATGTGTAGAGATGGTTAATTCTTCTGGAAAGAGCCGTTTTCCTATTGGAAGTCATGATTTTCCTGAGAATACAAGATGGGTTCTCCCAAGAGGCATGAAGAAAAGGCCATTGGATTTATCTATTCCTTCAGAGATGTGCAATGATGGTAGAAGAAAGACAAGGGCAGTCGAGAAAGATGGGAAGTGTCACAGAATGATTACCAAGCGTCCAATACAGTGTTTCGAAAAG GGCCAAAATTGGAGGCTCCCAAACTTTGATTCCATAGGTCTGTGA
- the LOC103969462 gene encoding uncharacterized protein LOC103969462 isoform X1, producing the protein MRFKKGNKVEVWSRRELASGSWWSAEIISGNGHNYSVRYDGYPTDSSVAVDRVPRKAIRPCPPPVEGLKDVKSGDVVEVFDNNSWKLGEVLMVVDKKYCSVRLIGSSREFRTHNSHIRRHLSWQDEQWVAIHKDSGKQHGGILNSSSRGEKLGYRKPQSCVEMVNSSGKSRFPIGSHDFPENTRWVLPRGMKKRPLDLSIPSEMCNDGRRKTRAVEKDGKCHRMITKRPIQCFEKVDAVASTGRLLGEKYIHSYSNNRTIGSYRGSGLPSSDKHNCEPSDAESTSSSVGSCSPSSSPCRSLQHHITYPSQELYSQYDHAETSCDLDREPSISWKDELQAEIHELELNAYRSTLIALYASGPISWEQEALMTNLRLMLNISNDEHLVELRNLIHFEMATRNS; encoded by the exons ATGAGATTCAAGAAGGGGAATAAGGTGGAGGTTTGGAGCAGGAGGGAGCTTGCATCAGGCTCATGGTGGAGTGCCGAGATCATCTCGGGTAATGGGCATAACTATTCTGTGAGATATGATGGGTATCCAACAGACAGCAGTGTGGCAGTGGATAGAGTGCCAAGAAAGGCCATCAGACCCTGCCCTCCACCTGTGGAAGGCCTGAAGGATGTGAAGTCTGGAGATGTTGTCGAGGTGTTTGACAATAATTCATGGAAGCTTGGTGAAGTTTTGATGGTTGTCGATAAGAAATACTGTTCTGTGAGGCTCATTGGATCCTCTAGGGAGTTCAGAACCCATAATTCTCACATAAGGAGACATCTTTCTTGGCAGGACGAGCAGTGGGTGGCGATTCATAAG GATTCTGGAAAACAACATGGTGGAATTCTAAACAGTTCATCAAGAGGAGAGAAGTTGGGTTACCGTAAGCCTCAGTCATGTGTAGAGATGGTTAATTCTTCTGGAAAGAGCCGTTTTCCTATTGGAAGTCATGATTTTCCTGAGAATACAAGATGGGTTCTCCCAAGAGGCATGAAGAAAAGGCCATTGGATTTATCTATTCCTTCAGAGATGTGCAATGATGGTAGAAGAAAGACAAGGGCAGTCGAGAAAGATGGGAAGTGTCACAGAATGATTACCAAGCGTCCAATACAGTGTTTCGAAAAGGTAGATGCTGTTGCTTCCACAGGAAGACTGCTGGGTGAAAAATACATTCATTCTTACTCAAACAACAGAACAATTGGTTCCTATAGAGGAAGCGGACTACCAAGTTCAGATAAACATAATTGTGAACCTAGTGATGCTGAAAGCACTTCATCCTCTGTTGGTAGTTGTAGTCCAAGCAGCAGTCCATGTAGGTCACTGCAGCATCATATAACCTATCCTTCCCAAGAATTGTATAGCCAATATGATCATGCTGAAACTTCTTGTGATTTGGATAGAGAACCATCTATTTCTTGGAAGGATGAGTTGCAAGCAGAAATTCATGAACTAGAGTTGAATGCATACCGGTCCACCTTGATAGCTTTATATGCTTCTGGCCCTATAAGTTGGGAACAGGAAGCATTGATGACAAACCTACGTCTAATGTTAAATATATCAAATGACGAACACTTAGTGGAGCTAAGGAACTTGATACATTTTGAAATGGCCACCAGAAACTCATAG
- the LOC103969972 gene encoding uncharacterized protein LOC103969972 has protein sequence MSRWPGDWNCRSCQHFNFSRRSSCQNCGELRSSSDFPDHGSFGGGRGESLNGLSGSNIRPGDWRCACGGHNFASRSICHSCGAFKEDSAVGCFDGDDVSNSKGGRAEWKSGDWLCTRSGCNQHNFASRRECFRCKAPRGCGS, from the exons ATGAGCAGGTGGCCGGGAGACTGGAACTGCAGGTCATGCCAACACTTCAATTTCAGCCGGCGCAGCTCGTGCCAGAATTGCGGTGAGTTGAGGTCGAGCAGTGACTTCCCTGACCATGGCAGCTTCGGCGGTGGCCGTGGGGAGTCCCTTAATGGCCTCAGTGGCTCGAACATCCGACCTGGGGACTGGCGCTGCGCCTGCGGCGGCCACAACTTCGCCAGCCGCTCCATTTGCCACTCGTGCGGCGCCTTCAAGGAGGACTCCGCCGTCGGCTGCTTCGACGGCGACGACGTGTCCAACTCCAAAGGCGGGCGTGCCGAGTGGAAGTCCGGGGATTGGCTGTGCACCAG GTCGGGATGCAATCAGCACAACTTCGCAAGCAGGAGGGAATGTTTCCGGTGCAAGGCGCCAAGGGGATGCG GTTCGTAG